Sequence from the Tripterygium wilfordii isolate XIE 37 chromosome 10, ASM1340144v1, whole genome shotgun sequence genome:
GCAGTAATTCTTGTCAAACCTCACCATAAAATGTCTTATGTTACTAAGCAGCATGTCTTGAATATATTCCTTCAGTTGTGGGAAGTTGATGATGTGGAGAAGGGGAATGGCCATCACAGCATTGTGCTCAACTACCAAGGTTTCATATGCAAGAGGTAGTCTGTTTTTCTTCTGCTTTCTGATACCTCAGTTAAGAATATGATGGAATATTTTTTAATCAGCGTTGGTTGCTTTATTAACAGTATTGTTATCATTGTCAATCTGCAGATTAACAGTAAATGCCAGTCCAACTTCGATTATATTAATTTCAGACAAATTGAATGATATAAATATTATGAAGGTAATGAATCGAGTGATTTGTGTTTGCAATTTTGAATCTGTACTTGAACCTGAAGTTTGGTGTCATCTTAATTGTTAGAGCTTGCCAAACATGAATGTGCTTGCtgccttttcttttgtattcgATGCTGAGATCACTAAGAAGTATGCTGGATCGAAAATTTTGGCTCGAGAGATACAAGTCTTATTTCTTTGTGGCAATGGCTCCATCATTCCTCAAgcccctttttttcttcttcttcttcttcccatttGTCCAAAGTAGCCTCTGAAGAATAATATTCTTTGCAAACCACCTTCTTTTGATTGCCATAATGcacaattgaaaaaaatttgactgTGGTGGTTTAAGTTTCATCTTTAGGCATTGGGATATTGATTAAGGTGACTGACTTGGGAAAATCTATTTGTATTGTTTGGATTGCTGAGTGATTTGCAAGAGTGGGATAGTTTAGTATCGAACTATAATCCTTCATTATCAACAGCAACTTTTTTGTCCATGTTTTCACTTTgtcttttaaagttttgtattatttattctCCAGACTACCAGTTTGGTGCTGTGTAATCTGCTAGATGTGTTTTGGGAAGTTCAGCTAGCACATATAGAAGTTAGAAATCTCACCAACATAAATTTCTTCTCTCCATCAGGTAATTAATATTCTATTGATACTCCTTTTTTAATGTTGGATTTTGTGGATTTGGAATTGGTGTCTTAGTCATGCTTATTATAgtcttgaaatattttttgctgaatttcaaatttaattCTTGTTTATGAAAGCAATTATTTGAGGACTTGATTGTGACATGTAATTGGTAAAACGTTCTCTAAAAGCTATTCACATATGCAATTCACTAAGTGGTTCTTGTTATAGCCAAATCTTTTGTGATTATCAATACCACTACGACCAATTAATTTCCAAAGTGTAATGAATTCAATTGATCTCTTTTCTGGCATGTTCAGTAGTGCACTACAACCAATTAGCATGTGATAGGATTTGATCAGGTTGAACGTTCCAATCCTATCTCATGCTAAAACcaactaataataaaataaatattactcATAAAAAAACACTACAGTTAATTCCAAAAGTGTATTGCATTCAATTTATGTCTTTTCTGGCATATTCACTCATGTCACTCTATACAATTGTCTGCAAAGACAGTGGTAATGTTAAACTAAAATTGAGTTTATCTGCTGCCTGTTCATTTGCAGCTGAGCAGCTTGATTTCGAGCTTTGTTTCACTGATTTTAACTGTGGAAGGAAGGTGTCATTGTCTCTTGACATGACATGTTTGAAACAGTAAGAACAAGAACATTATCTTCTTATGTTCCTGTATAGGTTTGCCAAGTCAATGTTATACATGTTTTGAATTGATCCAGTTTTGCAAAATCTTTTCGGTAAAGTTTGTGAATTTGGATGCAATAATTGTTACACTTTCTTAGATGTTTTAATTTATTCTggtgattttcttcttttgttagaAGACTGAGAATGAAAAACTTTTGTTGGTGCATCTGAATTTGGCCAGTTTAAAGCAAACCCTAGCTTCTTGGAGCCCCCTCCAACTTTATGTCCTAAgcaaggagaagaaagaaagaaaatgaaacccaGAAATAAGCTATTTTCTTAGAGATATGGTTAAAAATCAAACTTTCATCTTTCCCATATGTCGAAAGTTTTGAAGATAAATGGTTTTTCAAATGATATTGAAGCTTTTGAGTAGCGTCAGGCATGAGACTGAAACTTGACTTGCCTTCTTaactacctttttctttttgaacagTGGAATTCATCCTTCTGGGAGCCTGCCATTTCATTTACAGATTTCCAATGTCGAGACTTTAGAGTCACTGGACCTGCGTTTTGCAGCTGAAATAAGTGCTGCAATCGATCTGCTTAAAGTGGGTTATTCAAGAATTTCACGGCTTTCCAAGTGTGTTTCTGATAAGGACCAGCCGGCCAGCCCCAAGCCACCCAGGCCCAACCCCGGCCCATGCGCGTAACAGTTTCACAGGTAGTGCAATCTTTTAAGTGAAAAGTGTTTCACCTCCCTTGGAGCAGTGTTCCATTTTTTTCTCATCTGGCACCAGCCTGGAATGGGGAGGTAGCCGAGGGGAGTTAAAGTTGCCTGTATACCCAGCAGGTTTCGGGCTTGTTTACGCCGTAAACTTGCTTCAGTTATGCTTCGCATGAGATGGGTTGTGAGTCTTGCTGGTTGCTGTAAATATTTGCATTGAAGCGCCTTCAAGGTTAACCCAGGTTAATCTGTCCAAAGGGCACCCCCTTTGGACATTTTGATCAGTGGTAAAATGTGGTATAGCTGCTAACTTCTTCCTTGATTAGTCTGGCCATTTTGATTGCTTGTTATTAGTATTAAATTTGTTTCAATGAAGTTCACTGTATCAAAGTAACGCAGGGGTTCCAAATTGAAGGATAAGAATGTCAATGGTTGAGATGTAGAAGGGTACTTTGGGAAGCTCGCACTTTTTGAATCTCACGTGTCTATTCTAATATCCTGTCCGGTGGCTCAATAGTGACCAAGCAGTGCTTTATCTGAACAAATAGTATCTACTTTATCTGAACAAATAGTGAGGCTGATTCCCATGAGATGTACGTGTAATAGATTACTCTGCAGTTTCAATCAGTCAGGTTCATGCAGTCTCTTTACgaaaataaaaaagcaaataGAGGGTTCTATAGTGATAAGCACAGTGGACGCCCTTCTCTACGTGCATCacttgataaaaaagaaagccTCCCAAGTCCCACCGATTACTTCCACCTGCAATTCCTTTCaggttaatttttcttttactcTAATTTAAATGGAATCACATCCCTATCCCTTTCAAGTTTTGAAGCATATTTATATATTAGCCCCCTCCAGTTGTCTTGGAAAAATCAGGGTTCCCTTGCCAAAAAGAATTTGTTGAAAAATATCGCTTTCGTTTTTGACAAATCAGGGGGGACAAAGTGGTAGCTATGCTACAAATACCCAAACGGTGTTTTCTATGGATAATGTGAGGGTGTGTTATTGTAGGGCTACAATTCCGTCTACTCAAAAGTTTTATTCAGACCAACTGTAAACATAAGAAAATTTTCTGCAGTCTAGTGATTATATTGTCGGGGTTAGAAAGTGAAAGATTTCTTATGTTGAGTGTTCAAATAGAGATGTAATTCTTTATGATTTTTTGGGTTCCATAGATCAAGGGCTTGTGCCAAGCCGAGAGCCGATAGCACATACCCTTTTTTGAGAGCGGGTTAAGAGCCATATTTTGGACTTTTCCTCAGTCTTGCTGTGTGTACTGGGTAACCATTCCATGCTTAAAACTAACACAAGAATCACAAGATCACCGCTGGGTTGGGCCTTTTGGGTCCAAAAAAAAGCGTAAACCGCAAGACTATTGCAGTTGAGGGTTGccaaatcatcaataaaaagctaaaaagtaaaaaagagagaataaaaaaataaaaaggacaTGTTTAGACCAATCCAGAAACTACGTAcaatgaatttttatttttttagttcaacaataaaaaatatatattctaaaataaaaaaaatagtttaataatataggaaaaaaaaggtacttttttactttttagagtAGAAAAAGGGTGGCCTAACTTTTCCTTTCACTAATGAAAAGGGCACCCTTCCCCCACCGAGACATATGACTTGTCCTGTTTTTGCACTTTTTAtcagatttatttatttgtatattacATTACACACCCAATCTCTCTGTCTTCTAATCTTCCACCCTTGATTTCACGAAGCTTGTGGATTCTTGAAGCATCCTCTTCTAGGgttctttctcttttaattATTACCTTTTAAAGCTCTTTTCCGATCTTGTCCTTCTCGGTAATTCCTCTGacttttcttttgtaatttaaataaattaataataatattttttttactgaaGTTTGGTCCTGTTTGCGTGTAGATTGAGGGGAAGGTTCAGGATTGTTGAattctgttttattttgattttgattttttctcGTAAAATTTGTTTGCTGATTAGCTGGTTAGTGAGAAATGGatcctctctctctgtctctgttttttttttttctctctcttttggttTTGAGATTTACGAAGTTGATTGCGTGATGTGTTTGATTGTAGCTATGCGTTCTTTGTTCTGTAGTTCATGTGATTCTAATATTGATGTATTTGAGTTTTATAACTGTTTTGTGTAAATTTTGTTCTGTTTCTGAGGTTGATTTCTGTGTTAATCTTGTCATCTGAatctttccttttgttttacaTTTTTGCTGTTTGTAGAGGTTGAttctctctgtgtttttttttaaaaattttcattatCTATTTTTTATGACGAGGAACCATGGGCAAATTCCATTGTAAATCCCGGATACTGGGATCGACAAGTAACTGATAAGTCACGATGTGGAGACTTGAAGTGGGATTCCCCAGTTGGAAGGATTTATTCTCAGCCAATTTGGTCACCCATGGGTGGTTATCCTCCGTTTGTTAGTTGATGTAGTATTACTGCTTGTTGACGAGTTAACACGCAGATCACCTTTAGTAACTGAAATGGAATTATTCTCTTCCTTGTTGTCTCTTGTTGTGAAGATCCTTCTAAgccatttgttttgttttggagCGACAAATTTTGTGGAGTTTGCAAACAGCTGAATATTGATTGTATAGATTTTGcaatataatatcaaatatataggtaaacaactctcatgtaTAAGACTTCCGCAGTGAAGGGGGTCGGGGACAAGTAAGATGTACACAATCTTCTCTAGCATAATAtgcggagaggctgtttccGGGGTTTGAATATGTGACCTCTAAGTTACACCTGTGTTACTTAACCACTGACAAACATATAACACTATTGTGCCATATCTTCGCTTGTATTTTGATATGCCTAATTTTCTCTTGAGATGTGAACGAGATCTGATTTTATAGCATTATTTTTGAAGGTATCAGTCGTATTAAGTGGAATTTTGCCCAGTCCAAGAAGCTATTTTCTGTTGGCTGAGTGCTAGTTGGATACTCTCATAATATTGGATTTGTTTCAGGACTTAGGAGGGAAAGTTCATCTGAAAaatgggttatatgtgtgattTCTGCGGAGATCAAAGGTCGATGGTCTATTGCCGATCTGATGCTGCTTGCTTGTGTTTATCATGTGACCGTAATGTTCACTCTGCTAATGCTCTTTCTAAGCGTCACTCAAGAACACTTGCATGTGAAAGATGCAGTTCACAACCAGCAGTAGTTAAGTGTGCTGAAGAGAGGGTCTCTCTGTGTCAGAACTGTGATTGGATTGGTCATGCCCACTCCACCTCGGCTTCAACCCATAAGAGACAAACAATCAATTGCTACTCTGGCTGTCCATCTGCCGCAGAACTATCTTCAATATGGTCTTTTGTTTTGAACACTTCTTCTGTTGGTGAATCGACCTGCGAGCAGGAGATGGGTTTAAGGAGCATTGCCAGTAGTAGTGCAAGAAATACATTGGGGGCTGCAGAAAATACAATCAGCCAAAACATGCCTAGTACAAAGGTGAATGATGTGTCTGACAATGATAGGTCAGGTGCTTGGGTTGGAAACTCTTCAACACCTCAACTTAGCTCCGCACCATGTGCTCTTGGCCCGCTAGCTGGATCTACAAATCTGCCTTTGCCCAAGGTATATGTTAATTTGGAGTAAATGTTATCTCAAAAGCCTATTTAAATCTATTTCGAAAGCAAATCTCAGGTTTCCAGCGTCTGAATTTAATGAAGGGCATCTAACCTGATATGGAAGTCTTCTAATGGCTATGAATGAAAAGCCCATTGATGATGATAACACCAATTTGGGCCTCTGCAACTGTTTAACTTCTATTTTTTAATATGGGGATTATAGTCTTTTGGTTGAGCAATCCATTTGCTTTCTTGCTATGTTTCATGAGGTTTATAGTTTGGTGGTGTTTCCGCTGATATGAATAATTTAGTGTTTAAACCTCTTCATTTCCATTTCCCATTGTAAAGCTACAAAATTAGACTGTAGTATCAATTAATAACCAAATAGCTTTGTTGTCTTCTGGCATATATGGTCATATGTATTGAGCTTTCATTTGGTAGGCTTGAGTCAGTCAGGATAAGTTTTATCCAATATGATGTCTTTTGCAACCCATAGAATGGCATTCTTGTAATCTCATTTTTAATCCTATGTTATCccattgaaatatttttttctcctaATTTTTATCCCGTGGTAGAAAGACAAGAAAGTTGATAGTTATGATAaggaagattaaaaaaaaaaagtcttattATCTGATCTGATAAGGTTATTGACCGAAATGTGGGATGGATAGTTCATCTGATCCTCGTTTTGATATTAGTAGTTGTCTTTTGGTTTCCACGATTTTCTCTTACGTGCTACGTTCGTAATGGGGCTTCTATACATTGTTAGAGAATGCTAATTATGATAATAGTCCACAAATCGTAAAAGTAAgccaaaagggaaagaaaaaaaaacaaaaaaaaatcagaagacCTTTTTTGGTTTACTGTCAACTGTCAATGATGATTGTAGAATTTCACATTTCCGAAATGCAGTTATGCTGTCCTGGAAGTAAAGATCCTGCAGTCTGTGAAGATGATATTTATGAAGACTTAAATATGGATGAAGTGGATTTGAACATTGAAAACTATGAAGAACTTTTTGGTGTAGCTCTCAGTCACTCGGAAGAGCTCTTAGAGAATGGGGGGATTGATAGCTTGTTTGGGACAAAGAACATGTCTGGTGCTGATTCAAACTGTCAGGGTGCTGTGGCCGCTGAGGTTCGTACTTCTTTCAAGTCATTTTATCTTGATTGTTATTACATGACCTATGGCATTTTCTTGTGCCTTGTTAGAATTGGATTCAACTTGTTGGATATGTATTTATCCTACATGTTCGTATATTTTTCAGCATGCTAGAAATGTGCAGGAGCTATGCATTGGTTGATTAAACTTGTTCATATACCTTTCTTTCTTTGTACGTCAAACATTCAACCGGAATGTTATGAAGGAAATTATGAACCTCTCGCTTAAACCCTCTCTTCCCACCCACACTATGCCAGTAGATGCAAAGATTTCTTCTTTGTCCTCTACCCCAGTCCATATAGTTTTTCTTCCTTGCCCTCTGGTCCAACTAAATGAGCAGAATATAGTCATCGCAAGCCCCACTCCTCTCTCCCTGTTATTTATGCATATCTTGGTGTTGCGAACATTAGTTGACTAATCGGACATGCTTGATTATCCTTGTATAGGCGACGACCTTTCCCATAATTTTTTATCGTTAACTTTACGCTTTGCCAAATTCAAACTTGGAAAATTTATTTATGGTTAGGTCTCCATGTTTTTCTTCAGGGTTTGTCTGTTGGAGTGGCCAGTGCAATACAGCCAGCTTGCAGCAATGCAGCATCTGCTGATTCCTTGATGATTTCAAAAAGGGAACCAATCCTTTGTTTAACGGGAACGCAAGGTCACACAATATCATTTTCTGGCCTCACTGGAGAGAGTAGTGCTGGAGATTATCAAGATTGTGGGGCATCTTCAATGTTCCTTATGGGAGAGCCTCCATGGTGTCCTCCGGGCCCAGAGAGTTTCTTCCCGTCAGTGAGTCGTAGTAATGCAGTAATGCGctacaaggagaaaaagaagtcACGAAAGTAAGTATAACTCAATTTGCTGGTAGGATAGTGGTCAATGATATCATCAGTGATGTTTAAAACAACTGTGTTGAATTTATAGTTGCTCTACCTCTTTATGTTTTCTGGCTATGCTATATGCCCCTACTGCTTTGTGTGTTTGATCCTTTGATTCCCTTTTCACTCTCGTCTCATGTTTTTTTAGTTTATCTTGTTGCTTATCCATTTATGCTTAACTGAGCTCCTATCTGTCTTGATAGGTTTGAGAAAACAGTGAGGTATGCCTCCCGGAAAGCGAGGGCTGATGTGAGAAAGCGTGTACAGGGGCGGTTTGTTAAAACTGGTGATGCTTAGGCAGAATATACGCATATCTTActccatataatatgtggagatgtttgtttcaggaattgaacatgtgagcTCGAAGTTTAGTCCTGCAACTGTACCGTTGCAACTGTACCATTGGGTCACATGAAGAATTTGATGTTTAGTGGGAAAGAATCGGCGATTATGACCTCAAAACTGGCTGAAATTGGTTCGTCACTTCCCTGCGCAATGACAAAGCTAATATTATTTCATCACAGGGGACCTAGGTTTTATAAAGAGAGAAAGGTAAACGTAAAAAGCTGGTTTCTGATGCTTCACCAATAAAGTGTAGGTGCAGTGATCTGATTCTCAGCCCAGCAGAAAAATAGTGATGGATTGTGATACTTTCGAGCAAGATAGATCCCATTGTCGTCAAGCTATGGAGCTTCATCTGATTTTTGATCGACTGCTTCTGAGAAAGCTCGCCGTGCATCTTCCCGGGTGAATGCTTCTTGTTAGTTATTACTCTATTTCTTTCTGCTCCAGACAGAAGGAAAAACAATGGCATGATGGATTCCCAAACCAAGTTACCGCATGATCCAGAATGCTAACAACCTTCATTGGCAACCTCCTCCCCTCcccagcaatttttttttttttggagaccTTTGATTTATTACTTGCAGTTGTATTTTTCTTCTTAAATTTTTGTTGGCATGTATAGCGTTTAAAGAATGGCAGATTGGCAGTATCTAGTTGTACAATAGATGGATGTTTGCATTTGTTCTCTTCAACCTTTTCTGTCCTGTCCCTATTTCCTTCACGGACTCAAGCTGCGAATGTCCTCAGCTATGCACTCAATGACCAATTTCCTCAGCTATGCACTACTGCACAGGTCCTAtgaaatttttagaaaattcggaaaaaatcataaatgtgtagtattttgtAGAATGATTCATCTATGTATTTTTTATTCCAAACAAAAGTCTAATTCATTGAAATATGGTATGACAATTTTAAGGCACTCGAGTCACCGTATAGATGAATTATAAGAGAtctaaaaatacaaaaattacaaacgGTGACCATTGTCGGACACTCCCGGATGACATCTATTACACTGGATATCGTCGGACAACCACCAAACAACACCGTACTTTATTGGACTACATCGGGTTACAtagatagggaaaaaaaaaatcattcaaaattagggaaaaagagaaaaagtgcAAAGACTGGTGTAAATCAGATCACT
This genomic interval carries:
- the LOC120007922 gene encoding zinc finger protein CONSTANS-LIKE 9-like; the protein is MGYMCDFCGDQRSMVYCRSDAACLCLSCDRNVHSANALSKRHSRTLACERCSSQPAVVKCAEERVSLCQNCDWIGHAHSTSASTHKRQTINCYSGCPSAAELSSIWSFVLNTSSVGESTCEQEMGLRSIASSSARNTLGAAENTISQNMPSTKVNDVSDNDRSGAWVGNSSTPQLSSAPCALGPLAGSTNLPLPKLCCPGSKDPAVCEDDIYEDLNMDEVDLNIENYEELFGVALSHSEELLENGGIDSLFGTKNMSGADSNCQGAVAAEGLSVGVASAIQPACSNAASADSLMISKREPILCLTGTQGHTISFSGLTGESSAGDYQDCGASSMFLMGEPPWCPPGPESFFPSVSRSNAVMRYKEKKKSRKFEKTVRYASRKARADVRKRVQGRFVKTGDA